One part of the Gossypium raimondii isolate GPD5lz chromosome 1, ASM2569854v1, whole genome shotgun sequence genome encodes these proteins:
- the LOC105785882 gene encoding probable amidase At4g34880, giving the protein MASTKSSPLTIPLFLTWMILFLQPMVSSGNHAFSIKEATVQDLQLAFEKNQLTSRQLVEFYMGEIHRLNVLLRAVIEVNPDALYQADEADRERKAKAPGSLSGLHGLPILLKDNIATKDKMNTTAGSLALLGSIVPRDAGVVSKLRKAGAIILGKVSLSEWAHFRDGSVPSGWCARSGQGKNPYNISKDPCGSSSGSAIAAAANLAAVTLGTETDGSILCPSNNNAIVGIKPTVGLTSRAGVVPITPRQDTVGPMCRTVADAVYVLDAIAGLDYNDKATIKASKYIPRGGYKQFLKIDGLKGKRLGLFKNEFFNVGEGSVYAKVFERHFSTLRRRGAVLVENVNASKYLEAYSTSIDYETLAMTAEFKLAINSYLKQLVVSKVRSLKDLIAFNNKFSKLEKTKEYGQQFFLDTEATNGIGQKEKEALLNLAKMSRDGFEKLMEENKLDALLSPFSVASSILGRGQYPGIIVPAGYDREGLPFGLCFGGLKGSEPTLIEIAYAFEQATKIRRPPSFKH; this is encoded by the exons ATGGCGTCTACAAAATCTTCTCCACTAACCATTCCCCTGTTTTTGACATGGATGATTCTGTTTCTTCAACCCATGGTGTCATCTGGGAATCATGCATTCTCAATCAAAGAAGCAACTGTGCAGGATCTCCAACTTGCATTTGAGAAAAACCAACTCACATCAAGGCAACTCGTTGAGTTTTACATGGGGGAAATCCATAGACTTAATGTGCTCCTTAGAGCGGTGATAGAAGTTAACCCGGATGCTTTGTATCAAGCTGATGAGGCTGACAGAGAGCGCAAGGCTAAAGCACCTGGATCACTAAGTGGCCTGCATGGACTTCCTATTCTGCTCAAGGATAACATTGCAACCAAGGATAAAATGAACACCACGGCTGGTTCACTTGCGCTGCTTGGATCCATTGTACCTCGAGATGCAGGCGTGGTATCCAAATTGAGGAAAGCTGGGGCTATAATTCTTGGCAAGGTCAGCTTGAGTGAGTGGGCTCATTTCAGGGATGGAAGTGTGCCCAGTGGCTGGTGTGCTCGGAGTGGTCAAGGAAAG AATCCTTACAATATTTCAAAAGATCCATGCGGGTCAAGTAGTGGATCAGCCATAGCAGCAGCAGCAAATCTGGCAGCAGTAACACTTGGGACCGAGACTGATGGCTCAATCCTCTGTCCATCCAACAATAACGCCATTGTTGGTATCAAACCTACTGTCGGTCTTACCAGCCGAGCAGGAGTCGTCCCCATCACTCCCAGACAGGACACTGTCGG ACCCATGTGCAGAACAGTGGCAGATGCTGTATACGTCCTGGATGCCATTGCAGGCTTAGATTATAATGATAAAGCAACCATTAAAGCATCAAAGTACATCCCACGGGGTGGCTACAAACAATTTCTAAAGATTGATGGCCTTAAAGGGAAAAGACTGGGGTTATTCAAAAATGAATTCTTCAATGTTGGCGAAGGATCTGTTTACGCCAAAGTTTTTGAGCGTCATTTCTCCACTTTAAg GCGAAGAGGTGCAGTCTTGGTAGAAAATGTAAATGCTTCCAAGTACTTGGAGGCATACAGCACCAGCATAGACTACGAAACACTAGCAATGACAGCTGAGTTCAAATTGGCCATAAATTCTTACCTAAAACAACTAGTGGTGTCTAAAGTGCGATCCTTGAAAGATCTCATTGCATTCaacaacaaattttcaaaattg GAAAAAACCAAGGAATATGGCCAACAGTTTTTCCTTGACACAGAAGCTACGAATGGCATTGGCCAAAAGGAGAAGGAAGCGCTATTAAATTTAGCAAAAATGTCGAGAGATGGGTTCGAGAAACTAATGGAAGAGAACAAGCTAGACGCGTTGTTATCACCATTTTCAGTAGCTTCCTCTATTCTTGGAAGGGGTCAATATCCAGGTATCATTGTCCCGGCTGGATATGATAGAGAAGGGCTGCCTTTCGGCCTTTGTTTTGGGGGATTAAAGGGCTCGGAGCCAACCCTGATTGAGATAGCCTATGCCTTCGAGCAAGCTACTAAGATCAGGAGGCCACCTTCATTCAAGCACTGA